Proteins encoded in a region of the Burkholderia ubonensis subsp. mesacidophila genome:
- the atpD gene encoding F0F1 ATP synthase subunit beta: protein MSTAALVEGKIVQCIGAVIDVEFPRESMPKIYDALILEGSELTLEVQQQLGDGVVRTICLGASDGLRRGLTVKNTSKPISVPVGKPTLGRIMDVLGRPIDEAGPIVSEHTRSIHQKAPAFDELSPSTELLETGIKVIDLICPFAKGGKVGLFGGAGVGKTVNMMELINNIAKEHGGYSVFAGVGERTREGNDFYHEMKDSNVLDKVALVYGQMNEPPGNRLRVALTGLTMAEHFRDEGLDVLFFVDNIYRFTLAGTEVSALLGRMPSAVGYQPTLAEEMGKLQERITSTKKGSITSVQAVYVPADDLTDPSPATTFGHLDATVVLSRDIASLGIYPAVDPLDSTSRQIDPNVIGEEHYSITRRVQQTLQRYKELRDIIAILGMDELSPEDKLSVARARKIQRFLSQPFHVAEVFTGSPGKYVPLKETIRGFKMIVDGECDHLPEQAFYMVGTIDEAFEKAKKIQ, encoded by the coding sequence ATGAGTACTGCTGCTTTGGTAGAAGGCAAGATCGTACAGTGCATCGGCGCCGTTATCGACGTGGAATTCCCGCGCGAAAGCATGCCGAAGATCTACGACGCGCTCATTCTGGAAGGCTCGGAACTGACGCTCGAAGTCCAGCAGCAGCTGGGCGACGGCGTGGTCCGCACCATCTGTCTGGGTGCTTCCGACGGCCTGCGCCGCGGTCTGACGGTGAAGAACACGAGCAAGCCGATCTCGGTGCCGGTCGGCAAGCCGACCCTCGGCCGGATCATGGACGTGCTCGGCCGTCCGATCGACGAGGCTGGCCCGATCGTGAGCGAACACACCCGTTCGATCCACCAGAAGGCGCCGGCGTTCGACGAACTGTCGCCGTCGACCGAACTGCTCGAAACGGGTATCAAGGTCATCGACCTGATCTGCCCGTTCGCAAAGGGCGGCAAGGTTGGCCTGTTCGGCGGTGCTGGCGTGGGCAAGACCGTCAACATGATGGAGCTCATCAACAACATCGCGAAGGAACACGGCGGTTACTCCGTGTTCGCGGGCGTGGGCGAGCGTACGCGTGAAGGGAACGACTTCTACCACGAAATGAAGGACTCGAACGTTCTCGACAAGGTCGCGCTGGTGTACGGCCAGATGAACGAGCCGCCGGGCAACCGTCTGCGCGTGGCGCTGACCGGCCTGACGATGGCCGAGCACTTCCGTGACGAAGGCCTCGACGTGCTGTTCTTCGTCGACAACATCTACCGTTTCACGCTGGCCGGTACCGAAGTGTCGGCACTGCTCGGCCGTATGCCGTCGGCAGTGGGCTATCAGCCGACGCTGGCTGAAGAAATGGGCAAGCTGCAGGAACGCATCACGTCGACCAAGAAGGGCTCGATTACGTCGGTCCAGGCCGTGTACGTCCCTGCGGACGACTTGACCGACCCGTCGCCTGCAACCACCTTCGGCCACCTGGACGCAACCGTCGTTCTGTCGCGTGACATCGCTTCGCTGGGTATCTACCCGGCGGTCGACCCGCTCGACTCGACGTCGCGCCAGATCGACCCGAACGTGATCGGTGAAGAGCACTACTCGATCACCCGTCGCGTTCAGCAGACGCTGCAGCGCTACAAGGAACTGCGCGACATCATCGCGATTCTGGGCATGGACGAACTGTCGCCGGAAGACAAGCTGTCGGTCGCGCGCGCACGTAAGATCCAGCGTTTCCTGTCGCAGCCGTTCCACGTTGCTGAAGTGTTCACGGGCTCGCCGGGCAAGTACGTGCCGCTGAAGGAAACGATCCGCGGCTTCAAGATGATCGTCGACGGCGAGTGCGATCACCTGCCGGAACAGGCGTTCTACATGGTCGGCACGATCGACGAAGCCTTCGAGAAGGCCAAGAAGATCCAGTAA
- a CDS encoding F0F1 ATP synthase subunit epsilon, whose protein sequence is MATIKVDVVSAEEQIFSGEAKFVALPGEAGELGILPGHTPLITRIRPGAVRIETESGNDEFVFVAGGILEVQPGAVTVLADTAIRGKDLDSAKAEEARKRAEETLQNAKSDIDLAKAQSELATAMAQLEAIQRLAKIRSRH, encoded by the coding sequence ATGGCAACCATCAAAGTAGACGTCGTCAGCGCGGAAGAGCAGATCTTCTCGGGCGAGGCGAAGTTCGTCGCGCTGCCGGGCGAAGCGGGTGAGCTGGGCATCCTGCCGGGCCACACGCCGCTGATCACGCGGATTCGTCCGGGTGCGGTGCGCATCGAAACCGAAAGCGGCAACGACGAATTCGTGTTCGTCGCGGGCGGCATTCTCGAAGTGCAGCCGGGCGCCGTGACGGTGCTCGCCGATACCGCGATCCGCGGCAAGGATCTCGACTCGGCGAAGGCCGAGGAAGCGCGCAAGCGCGCCGAGGAAACGCTGCAGAACGCGAAGTCGGACATCGACCTCGCGAAGGCGCAGTCCGAGCTCGCGACCGCGATGGCGCAGCTCGAAGCGATCCAGCGTCTGGCGAAGATCCGCAGCCGTCACTGA
- a CDS encoding AMP-binding protein: protein MAADPGVRALIAPENGLSYVRGATDVPLSEATIGQFLRDTAERFPDRPAVVFREQNVRWSWREFADEVDVLATGLGALGIARGDRVGIWSPNRSEWLLTQFATARIGAILVNLNPAYRLAELEYALNKVGCKAVITAERFKSSGYVEMLQAIAPELASATPGDLHAVRVPSLRTIVSMSEVAPAGMFRFADVMARGREALDRAALDALGAALASIDPINIQFTSGTTGSPKGATLSHRNVVNNARSIAQAMRFTEQDALCIPVPLYHCFGMVLAVLACVSTGAAMVFPGEAFDPAATLAAVSDERCTALHGVPTMFIAELDHPDFAKYDLSSLRTGIMAGSPCPIETMKRVVSQMHLSEITIAYGMTETSPVSFQSSTDDPLEMRTTTVGRIQPHLEVKIVDPSGGIVPVGATGELCTKGYSVMRGYWDDDEKTRDVLIDGWMHTGDLATLDADGYCNIVGRLKDMLIRGGENIYPREIEEFLFRHPKIQSAQVFGVPDAKYGEEVCAWIVLRAGEQLTEDDVRAFCQGQIAHYKIPRYIRFVDELPMTVTGKVQKFVMRQRMIDELKLDVQKTA from the coding sequence ATGGCTGCAGACCCTGGCGTGCGGGCGCTGATCGCGCCCGAGAACGGATTGTCGTACGTGCGCGGCGCGACCGACGTGCCGCTTTCCGAAGCGACGATCGGGCAGTTCCTGCGGGATACTGCCGAACGCTTTCCCGATCGCCCGGCCGTGGTGTTCCGTGAGCAAAACGTGCGCTGGAGCTGGCGCGAATTCGCCGACGAGGTCGACGTGCTGGCCACGGGCCTCGGCGCGCTCGGCATCGCGCGGGGCGACCGCGTCGGCATCTGGTCGCCGAACCGCAGCGAATGGCTGCTCACCCAGTTTGCGACCGCGCGCATCGGCGCGATCCTCGTCAACCTCAATCCCGCCTACCGGCTCGCGGAACTCGAATACGCGCTGAACAAGGTCGGCTGCAAGGCGGTGATCACCGCCGAGCGCTTCAAGTCGTCCGGCTATGTCGAGATGCTGCAGGCGATCGCGCCGGAACTCGCGAGCGCGACGCCGGGCGACCTGCATGCGGTGCGCGTGCCGAGCCTGCGCACGATCGTGTCGATGAGCGAGGTTGCGCCCGCCGGCATGTTCCGCTTTGCCGACGTGATGGCGCGCGGCCGCGAGGCGCTCGACCGGGCCGCGCTCGACGCGCTCGGCGCGGCGCTCGCGTCGATCGATCCGATCAACATCCAGTTCACGAGCGGCACGACCGGCAGCCCGAAGGGCGCGACGCTCTCGCACCGCAACGTCGTCAACAACGCGCGCTCGATCGCGCAGGCAATGCGCTTCACCGAGCAGGATGCGCTGTGCATTCCGGTGCCGCTCTATCACTGCTTCGGGATGGTGCTGGCCGTGCTCGCGTGCGTATCGACCGGTGCGGCGATGGTGTTCCCCGGCGAGGCGTTCGACCCGGCCGCGACGCTCGCCGCGGTATCCGACGAACGCTGCACCGCGCTGCACGGCGTGCCGACGATGTTCATCGCGGAGCTCGATCATCCGGACTTCGCGAAGTACGACCTGTCGTCGCTGCGCACCGGCATCATGGCCGGCTCGCCGTGCCCGATCGAGACGATGAAGCGCGTCGTGTCGCAAATGCACCTGTCGGAAATCACGATCGCGTACGGGATGACGGAGACGAGCCCGGTGTCGTTCCAGAGCTCGACCGACGATCCGCTCGAGATGCGCACGACGACCGTCGGCCGCATCCAGCCGCACCTGGAAGTGAAGATCGTCGATCCGAGCGGCGGCATCGTGCCGGTCGGCGCGACGGGCGAGCTGTGCACGAAGGGCTACTCGGTGATGCGCGGCTACTGGGACGACGACGAGAAGACGCGCGATGTGCTGATCGACGGCTGGATGCACACCGGCGATCTCGCGACGCTCGACGCGGACGGCTACTGCAACATCGTCGGCCGGCTGAAGGACATGCTGATCCGCGGCGGCGAGAACATCTATCCGCGCGAGATCGAGGAATTCCTGTTTCGTCATCCGAAGATCCAGAGCGCGCAGGTGTTCGGCGTGCCCGACGCGAAGTATGGCGAGGAAGTGTGCGCGTGGATCGTGCTGCGCGCGGGCGAGCAGCTGACCGAGGACGACGTGCGCGCGTTCTGCCAGGGGCAGATCGCGCACTACAAGATTCCGCGCTACATCCGCTTCGTCGACGAGTTGCCGATGACGGTGACGGGGAAGGTGCAGAAGTTCGTGATGCGCCAGCGCATGATCGACGAGCTGAAGCTCGACGTGCAGAAGACCGCATGA
- a CDS encoding CoA-binding protein, with product MKRDRVIAVVGLSDKPHRPSHGVAETMQQAGYRIVPVNPALDGRRVLGERCYASLPAATAALAHDGIAIGMVDVFRKSSEVAAVADDAIAIGAQSLWLQLGVIDEAAAARARAAGLDVVMDRCVLIEHRRLGAG from the coding sequence TTGAAACGTGATCGGGTGATCGCGGTAGTCGGCCTTTCGGATAAACCTCATCGCCCGAGCCACGGCGTCGCCGAAACCATGCAGCAGGCGGGCTACCGGATCGTGCCGGTCAATCCGGCGCTCGACGGCCGGCGCGTGCTCGGCGAGCGCTGCTACGCGTCGCTGCCTGCCGCCACGGCCGCGCTCGCGCACGACGGCATCGCAATCGGGATGGTCGACGTGTTCCGCAAGTCGTCGGAAGTCGCAGCGGTCGCCGACGATGCGATCGCGATCGGCGCGCAGTCGCTGTGGCTGCAGCTTGGCGTGATCGACGAGGCCGCGGCCGCACGGGCGCGCGCGGCGGGCCTCGACGTCGTGATGGATCGCTGCGTGCTGATCGAGCATCGGCGGCTCGGCGCGGGTTGA
- a CDS encoding transporter substrate-binding domain-containing protein: MKQLATIAAVAALVCAAAAHAQTAPGGSGAAGAGSRLDDVLARGTLRICTTGDYKPYSYYRADGRFEGIDIDMADALAKSLGVKADYVKTSWPNLTADFVAKCDIAVGGVSTTLERQKRAFFTQPYMTDGKTPIVRCADADKYQTVAQIDRPETRVIVNPGGTNERFAKQHFTHANVTVYPDNVTIFKQILAGKADVMVTDASETLLQQKLNPGLCSVHPDQPFQFGEKAYMVPRGDVVFQQYVDQWLHLSLANGEFRAISDKWLK; encoded by the coding sequence ATGAAGCAGCTCGCCACGATCGCCGCCGTCGCCGCGCTGGTATGCGCCGCGGCCGCGCACGCGCAGACGGCCCCGGGCGGCAGCGGCGCGGCAGGCGCCGGCTCGCGGCTCGACGACGTGCTCGCGCGCGGCACGCTGCGCATCTGCACGACGGGCGACTACAAGCCGTATTCGTACTATCGCGCCGACGGCAGGTTCGAGGGCATCGACATCGACATGGCCGACGCGCTCGCGAAATCGCTCGGCGTGAAGGCCGACTACGTGAAGACAAGCTGGCCGAACCTGACCGCGGATTTCGTGGCGAAGTGCGACATCGCGGTCGGTGGCGTATCGACGACGCTCGAGCGCCAGAAGCGCGCATTCTTCACGCAGCCGTACATGACCGACGGCAAGACCCCGATCGTGCGCTGCGCGGACGCCGACAAATACCAGACCGTCGCGCAGATCGACCGTCCCGAGACCCGCGTGATCGTGAACCCCGGCGGCACCAACGAGCGCTTTGCGAAGCAGCACTTCACGCACGCGAACGTCACCGTCTACCCGGACAACGTGACGATCTTCAAGCAGATCCTCGCGGGCAAGGCGGACGTGATGGTGACCGACGCGTCCGAGACGCTGCTGCAGCAAAAACTGAATCCGGGCCTCTGCTCGGTGCATCCGGACCAACCGTTCCAGTTCGGCGAGAAGGCGTACATGGTGCCGCGCGGCGACGTCGTGTTCCAGCAGTACGTCGATCAATGGCTGCACCTGTCGCTCGCGAACGGCGAGTTCCGGGCGATCTCGGACAAGTGGCTGAAGTAA
- the hemE gene encoding uroporphyrinogen decarboxylase produces the protein MAHTLLNDTFLRALLREPTDYTPIWLMRQAGRYLPEYNATRARAGSFLGLAKNPDYATEVTLQPLERFPLDAAILFSDILTIPDAMGLGLDFQVGEGPKFAHPVRTEADVAKLAVPDIGATLGYVTDAVREIRRALTDGQGRQRVPLIGFSGSPWTLACYMVEGGGSDDFRTVKSMAYSRPDLMHRILDVNAQAVAAYLNAQIEAGAQAVMIFDTWGGALADGAYQRFSLDYIRRVVSQLKREHDGERVPVITFTKGGGLWLEEIAATGVDAVGLDWTVNVGAARERVAGRVALQGNLDPTILFAPPAAIREQARAVLDSYGNHPGHVFNLGHGISQFTPPEHVAELVDEVHNHSRAIRSGAAR, from the coding sequence GTGGCTCATACCCTGCTCAACGACACCTTCCTGCGTGCGCTTCTGCGCGAGCCGACCGACTACACGCCGATCTGGCTGATGCGTCAGGCCGGCCGCTACCTGCCCGAATACAACGCGACGCGCGCGCGCGCAGGCAGCTTCCTCGGGCTCGCGAAGAATCCCGACTACGCGACCGAAGTGACGCTGCAGCCGCTCGAACGCTTCCCGCTCGACGCCGCGATCCTGTTCTCGGACATCCTGACGATTCCGGATGCGATGGGCCTCGGTCTCGACTTCCAGGTCGGCGAAGGGCCGAAGTTCGCGCATCCGGTGCGCACCGAGGCGGATGTCGCGAAGCTTGCGGTGCCGGACATCGGCGCGACGCTCGGCTACGTGACGGACGCGGTGCGCGAGATCCGCCGCGCGCTCACCGACGGCCAGGGCCGCCAGCGGGTGCCGCTGATCGGCTTCTCGGGCAGCCCGTGGACGCTCGCGTGCTACATGGTCGAAGGCGGCGGCTCGGACGACTTCCGCACCGTGAAGTCGATGGCGTACTCGCGGCCGGACCTGATGCACCGGATCCTCGACGTCAACGCGCAGGCGGTCGCCGCGTACCTGAACGCGCAGATCGAAGCGGGCGCGCAGGCGGTGATGATTTTCGACACGTGGGGCGGCGCGCTTGCCGACGGCGCGTACCAGCGCTTCTCGCTCGACTACATCCGGCGCGTCGTGTCGCAGCTCAAGCGCGAGCACGACGGTGAGCGCGTGCCGGTGATCACGTTCACGAAGGGTGGCGGGCTGTGGCTCGAGGAAATCGCGGCGACGGGCGTCGACGCGGTCGGGCTCGACTGGACCGTCAACGTCGGCGCCGCGCGCGAGCGCGTCGCGGGGCGCGTCGCGCTGCAGGGCAACCTCGATCCGACGATCCTGTTTGCGCCGCCGGCCGCGATCCGCGAGCAGGCGCGCGCGGTGCTGGACAGCTACGGCAACCATCCGGGCCACGTGTTCAACCTCGGCCACGGCATCTCGCAGTTCACGCCGCCCGAGCACGTCGCCGAGCTGGTCGACGAGGTGCACAACCACAGCCGCGCAATCCGTAGCGGAGCCGCGCGCTGA
- a CDS encoding primosomal protein N' — protein sequence MTDGTYLRVALDHPLATLFDYRCNAQPAPGPGTLVQVPFGKRQAVGLVCEVTTHTDVPPSRLRAVDAICADLPPLSADWLALVAFAADYYQRGRGEVALPALPQALRDAGRWGRLLAPEIRYRLSEAGRAALPDALPARAAALRRLAQALVDAESLSLPDARALHPKAAATLDDWAAQGWVDVEEIGWADNPVAKPGDNLSTTSGKGGGRTVPPPLTDQQAEALDAIRAAQGFAPFLLHGVTGSGKTEVYLHALAALLDARPDAQALVLVPEINLTPQFEAAFRARFAGTLASDAIVTLHSGLAEGERARNWLAAHTGRARIVLGTRLAVLASLPALALIVVDEEHEPAYKQQEGLRYSARDLAVWRAKQLGIPVVLGSATPSLESWWQAEQGRYTKLTLSRRAVADAVLPSVRLVDLEEERRRGRASMGGLSGPLVAALKARLERSEQSLVFLNRRGYAPQLACDACGWVAGCPRCSAYVVLHKPEHALRCHHCGWEARIPRSCPECGNVDIAPLGRGTQRVEEALVEAVPGARILRIDADSTRRKGSAQALFSDVHAGEVDILVGTQMIAKGHDFQRVSLVGVLNADTALFSHDFRASERLFAQLMQVSGRAGRAGLPGEVLVQTRYPRHALYHALARHDYVGFANSTLGERRDAHLPPFVYQALLRAEGRTLDAALEFLQRAAAALPGLPGADRVTVYDAVPMTIVKVANVHRAQLLLESASRAALQHALRAWQYELRALKGVLRWSVEVDPLDI from the coding sequence GTGACCGACGGCACCTATCTGCGGGTGGCGCTCGACCATCCACTCGCGACCCTGTTCGATTACCGCTGCAACGCGCAGCCGGCGCCCGGGCCCGGCACGCTCGTGCAGGTGCCGTTCGGCAAGCGGCAGGCGGTCGGGCTCGTCTGCGAAGTAACGACTCACACTGACGTGCCGCCGTCGCGGCTGCGCGCGGTCGACGCGATCTGCGCGGACCTGCCGCCGCTGTCCGCCGACTGGCTCGCGCTCGTCGCGTTCGCCGCCGACTACTACCAGCGCGGCCGCGGCGAAGTCGCGCTGCCGGCGCTGCCGCAGGCGCTGCGCGACGCCGGCCGCTGGGGCCGGCTGCTGGCGCCGGAGATCCGCTATCGGCTGTCGGAAGCCGGCCGCGCCGCGCTGCCGGATGCGCTGCCCGCGCGCGCCGCCGCGCTGCGGCGGCTGGCGCAGGCGCTCGTCGATGCCGAGTCGCTGAGCCTGCCCGACGCGCGCGCGCTGCATCCGAAGGCGGCCGCGACGCTCGACGACTGGGCCGCGCAAGGCTGGGTCGACGTCGAGGAAATCGGCTGGGCGGATAACCCTGTGGCCAAGCCTGGGGATAACCTGTCGACAACGAGTGGAAAAGGCGGTGGGCGAACTGTGCCGCCGCCGCTGACCGACCAGCAGGCGGAGGCGCTCGACGCGATCCGTGCCGCGCAGGGGTTCGCGCCGTTCCTGCTGCACGGCGTGACGGGCAGCGGCAAGACCGAGGTCTACCTGCATGCGCTCGCGGCGCTGCTGGACGCGCGGCCCGATGCGCAGGCGCTCGTGCTCGTCCCCGAAATCAACCTGACGCCGCAATTCGAGGCGGCGTTTCGCGCGCGCTTTGCCGGCACGCTCGCGTCCGACGCGATCGTCACGCTGCACAGCGGGCTCGCCGAAGGCGAGCGCGCGCGCAACTGGCTGGCCGCGCATACCGGCCGCGCGCGGATCGTGCTGGGCACGCGCCTCGCGGTGCTCGCGTCGCTGCCGGCGCTCGCGCTGATCGTCGTCGACGAGGAGCACGAGCCGGCCTACAAGCAGCAGGAAGGGCTGCGCTATTCGGCGCGCGATCTCGCGGTCTGGCGCGCGAAGCAGCTCGGCATCCCGGTCGTGCTCGGCTCCGCGACGCCGTCGCTCGAGAGCTGGTGGCAGGCCGAGCAGGGGCGCTATACGAAGCTCACGCTGTCGCGGCGCGCGGTGGCCGACGCGGTGCTGCCGAGCGTGCGGCTGGTCGACCTCGAAGAGGAGCGGCGGCGCGGGCGGGCGTCGATGGGCGGGTTGTCCGGGCCGCTCGTCGCGGCGCTGAAGGCGCGGCTCGAGCGTAGTGAGCAGAGCCTCGTGTTCCTGAACCGGCGCGGCTACGCGCCCCAGCTCGCGTGCGACGCGTGCGGCTGGGTCGCCGGCTGCCCACGCTGCAGTGCATACGTCGTGCTGCACAAGCCCGAGCATGCGCTGCGCTGCCACCACTGCGGCTGGGAGGCGCGCATTCCCCGGTCGTGCCCCGAATGCGGCAACGTCGACATCGCGCCGCTCGGCCGCGGCACGCAGCGCGTCGAGGAAGCGCTCGTCGAGGCGGTGCCCGGCGCGCGAATCCTGCGGATCGACGCGGACAGCACGCGCCGCAAGGGCAGCGCGCAGGCGCTGTTCTCGGACGTGCACGCGGGCGAGGTCGACATCCTGGTCGGCACGCAGATGATCGCGAAAGGGCACGATTTCCAGCGCGTGTCGCTCGTCGGCGTGCTCAACGCCGATACCGCGCTGTTCTCGCACGACTTTCGCGCGAGCGAGCGGCTGTTCGCGCAGCTGATGCAGGTGAGCGGCCGCGCGGGCCGCGCCGGGCTGCCGGGCGAGGTGCTCGTGCAGACGCGCTATCCGCGTCACGCGCTGTACCACGCGCTTGCGCGGCACGATTACGTCGGCTTCGCGAATTCGACGCTCGGCGAGCGCCGCGACGCACACCTGCCGCCGTTCGTCTACCAGGCGCTGCTGCGCGCCGAAGGGCGCACGCTCGACGCGGCGCTCGAATTCCTGCAGCGGGCCGCGGCGGCGCTGCCGGGGCTGCCCGGCGCGGACCGCGTGACCGTCTACGACGCGGTGCCGATGACGATCGTCAAGGTCGCGAACGTGCATCGCGCGCAGTTGCTGCTCGAAAGCGCGTCGCGCGCGGCGCTGCAGCACGCGCTGCGTGCATGGCAGTACGAGCTGCGCGCGTTGAAGGGCGTGCTGCGGTGGAGCGTCGAGGTCGATCCGCTGGATATCTAG
- a CDS encoding RNase A-like domain-containing protein, which yields MAGAAALCVAPEPTGLTKLGCVAFGVHGADTAAAALNQVWTARDTSALLQQGVSKLVGAANAPPEMADHVGLSLDIAVPFALAGAVKAIRASSIVAGRIDLMQHEARATNPGLGGHTIAKHVGKSEAYLRSRLKAEPKKDFVSSFSNLAEAEWAISNVMQKNATKIGVWAQSASKGPLVLNESVGRSVGYGLSRENGIVGNLSHVQVVLKLREYNGMPFYIISSYLTK from the coding sequence ATGGCGGGGGCGGCGGCGCTATGCGTCGCGCCGGAGCCGACCGGCCTCACCAAGCTCGGCTGCGTCGCATTCGGCGTGCACGGAGCGGATACGGCGGCGGCCGCGTTGAATCAGGTGTGGACTGCGCGAGATACGAGCGCGCTGTTGCAGCAAGGGGTGAGCAAGCTCGTCGGTGCGGCGAATGCGCCGCCGGAGATGGCGGATCATGTCGGGCTGTCGCTGGATATCGCGGTGCCGTTCGCGCTCGCGGGAGCGGTCAAGGCGATCCGCGCGTCGAGCATCGTGGCCGGGCGGATCGATTTGATGCAGCATGAAGCGAGGGCGACGAATCCGGGACTTGGCGGGCACACGATTGCGAAGCATGTCGGAAAGAGTGAAGCGTATCTCAGATCGCGACTCAAGGCTGAACCGAAAAAGGACTTTGTGTCGTCATTTTCGAATTTGGCCGAGGCGGAATGGGCCATTTCAAATGTCATGCAGAAAAATGCCACCAAGATAGGTGTATGGGCGCAATCTGCCTCAAAAGGTCCTCTTGTTCTCAATGAAAGCGTCGGACGAAGCGTCGGTTATGGGCTAAGCAGAGAAAATGGAATCGTTGGAAATCTAAGTCACGTCCAAGTCGTCTTGAAGCTGCGGGAATACAACGGGATGCCATTTTATATTATTTCATCATATTTGACGAAGTGA
- a CDS encoding contact-dependent growth inhibition system immunity protein: MINAQEYPRLFTILGSYLGQDSDLWGATFDEIIACYKSESTDAERAELLREIDLFEERYRSNLDEVFLEAYGHDFNPKLWGFTTVSFFDALRRIL; encoded by the coding sequence ATGATAAACGCTCAGGAATATCCTCGACTTTTCACTATTCTGGGATCGTATCTTGGTCAGGACTCGGATCTGTGGGGAGCGACATTCGATGAAATCATCGCGTGCTACAAAAGCGAGAGTACAGATGCTGAAAGGGCCGAACTATTGCGCGAAATAGATTTGTTTGAAGAGAGATATCGTTCAAACCTCGATGAAGTATTTTTGGAAGCGTACGGGCATGATTTCAACCCCAAGCTCTGGGGATTCACCACGGTATCTTTTTTTGATGCGCTGAGAAGAATTCTGTAA